One genomic segment of Desulfocapsa sulfexigens DSM 10523 includes these proteins:
- a CDS encoding DUF1207 domain-containing protein → MNHFQQQRSHVWHIFSGLLFLVIFFPCSSGAAPASDEFIRGYAAAILQRDFQITVEKLNVQSGVIYIRGLEAPDEVRDRMKSSLSSIEGVSQVFVVEDGKITPTDGKSDIATEVNVFLPRDLLFKSLLADPRWPHFSVSYQQYQQNSQLERVGSTSFGETFSFYRFGGPWNSQMEVGLQAGVFSIFDMDADSLDLVNADYYVAIPLSLKKDNFSAMARIFHQSSHLGDEYLLSGQAQERINLSYEGFGTLLSYNFPLGFRIYGGGGYLFDRDPSDLRPWLAQSGLEFRSSEAWLGGALRPIVALDLQNFEEGDWDTNVSLRAGVQLENPVFLSRKLQILIEYYNGSSPNGQFYARDPVEFIGLGFHFFYD, encoded by the coding sequence CGGCAAGTGACGAATTTATCCGTGGATATGCTGCGGCGATTCTGCAACGGGACTTTCAGATTACAGTGGAAAAGCTCAACGTTCAGTCCGGAGTCATCTATATCCGGGGATTGGAGGCTCCAGATGAGGTGCGCGACCGAATGAAATCTTCGCTTTCTTCGATTGAAGGTGTCAGTCAGGTATTTGTTGTCGAGGATGGCAAGATCACACCAACGGATGGGAAGTCGGATATTGCAACGGAGGTAAACGTCTTTCTGCCACGGGATCTGCTTTTTAAATCGCTTCTTGCGGATCCGCGCTGGCCGCATTTCTCTGTTTCCTACCAGCAATACCAGCAAAACAGTCAGCTGGAGAGGGTGGGCTCGACTAGCTTCGGTGAAACCTTCAGTTTCTACCGCTTTGGGGGGCCGTGGAACAGTCAGATGGAGGTAGGGCTTCAGGCTGGAGTTTTCTCCATCTTCGATATGGATGCCGACTCGCTTGATCTAGTTAATGCCGACTACTATGTTGCAATTCCCCTCTCGCTCAAAAAAGACAATTTTTCCGCAATGGCACGAATCTTTCACCAAAGTTCCCATCTGGGGGATGAGTACCTGCTGAGCGGTCAAGCGCAAGAACGAATTAATCTGAGCTATGAAGGGTTTGGTACGCTTCTCTCCTATAATTTTCCTTTAGGTTTTCGCATATACGGAGGAGGAGGCTATCTGTTTGATCGTGATCCTTCCGACCTGAGGCCGTGGCTAGCACAGTCGGGTTTGGAGTTCAGGAGCTCTGAGGCATGGCTGGGCGGAGCTCTCAGGCCAATTGTGGCACTCGATCTGCAGAACTTTGAAGAGGGCGATTGGGATACGAATGTATCGTTACGTGCCGGGGTTCAACTGGAAAACCCTGTTTTTCTGAGCCGTAAACTGCAAATCCTTATCGAATATTACAATGGGAGTTCTCCTAACGGGCAGTTTTACGCACGCGATCCCGTGGAGTTTATTGGACTTGGTTTTCATTTTTTCTATGATTGA
- the glgP gene encoding alpha-glucan family phosphorylase, whose translation MNPERYLPRSLPQQLKGLTELALDLRWNWNHSADTLWQKVDAELWEATEDPWLILESISRKRLETLASDTDFVDELQRQFDYRKEYLSQSTWFEERHGDNKLGAVAYFSMEFGLSEALPIYSGGLGILAGDFLKTASDLGIPLVGIGLLYQQGYFRQAFDTDGNQLAFFPYNNPTMLPVLPLQGPDGEWLRISVELPGRTLYLRGWQAQVGRIPLYLLDSNDLLNDPGDRGITGELYGGGREMRLQQEIVLGIGGWRLLEALNISPTVCHLNEGHAAFVVLERARRFMELNDRSFSLSLQSTRAGNVFTTHTPVAAGFDRFAYELVARYFSGYVKQLGISMDALLALGDGLDGDDRDSFNMAYLALRGCGRVNGVSRLHGEVSRRIFCPLFPRWPQHEIPISHVTNGVHMPSWDSAAADALWTEHCGKGSWLSTLESIEQAWHNVDDEKLWAMRNRARQPLVEKVRQRLARQQAACGVSQEGVLQCLQLFDPNVLTIGFARRFASYKRPTLLLADPDRLTRLLTDTERPVQLLIAGKAHPQDEKGMRLVREWNDYMRRPEIHGHGVFLVDYDMGLAAELVQGVDLWLNTPRRPWEASGTSGMKVLVNGGLNLSELDGWWAEAYEPEVGWSLGDGQEHDHDAAWDAVEAEELYMLLEQEVVPAFYTRDEQGIPTSWVARMRQSLARLTPRFSCNRMAREYTDDYYLSAAMAYRRRAADNASLSAAIEQWHISLTNHWQQLRFGQYTVQESSTRHLFQVEVYLGKILPTAVRVELYADPLPPDADPVCVTMDRGEMLAGSTVGYQYHATMPAVRPAANYTPRVIPYHADLSVPLEANFIRWLE comes from the coding sequence ATGAACCCAGAACGATACCTGCCCCGGTCTCTGCCCCAGCAACTGAAAGGGCTTACAGAACTTGCGCTAGACCTGCGCTGGAACTGGAACCATAGCGCCGATACCCTCTGGCAGAAAGTTGATGCCGAACTTTGGGAGGCGACAGAAGATCCGTGGCTGATCCTGGAAAGTATTTCCAGAAAGCGGTTGGAAACCCTTGCCAGCGATACCGATTTTGTCGATGAACTGCAGCGTCAGTTCGACTATCGCAAGGAGTATTTGAGTCAATCAACTTGGTTTGAAGAGCGACATGGCGACAACAAGTTGGGAGCCGTGGCCTATTTCAGCATGGAATTTGGCTTGAGTGAGGCGCTGCCTATCTATTCGGGCGGTTTAGGTATACTTGCTGGCGATTTCCTGAAGACAGCAAGTGATCTGGGTATTCCTTTGGTCGGCATCGGATTGCTCTATCAGCAGGGGTATTTTCGTCAGGCGTTCGACACCGATGGTAACCAGTTGGCTTTTTTTCCATACAACAATCCTACTATGCTGCCTGTACTTCCTTTACAGGGGCCTGATGGGGAATGGCTGCGAATAAGCGTGGAATTGCCGGGTCGCACCCTTTATTTGCGCGGCTGGCAGGCACAGGTCGGTCGGATTCCCCTGTATCTGCTGGATAGCAACGATCTCCTTAATGATCCGGGTGATCGGGGTATCACCGGCGAGTTGTACGGAGGTGGAAGAGAAATGCGCCTGCAACAGGAGATCGTGCTGGGCATTGGTGGCTGGCGCCTGCTCGAAGCGCTCAATATTTCTCCAACGGTATGTCATCTGAATGAAGGGCATGCCGCCTTCGTTGTGCTGGAGCGTGCCCGTCGCTTTATGGAACTCAACGACCGATCATTTTCCTTATCTCTTCAAAGTACCAGGGCCGGCAATGTCTTTACCACCCATACCCCTGTTGCCGCGGGTTTTGATCGTTTTGCGTACGAGCTCGTGGCACGGTATTTTTCTGGTTATGTCAAGCAGCTTGGGATTTCCATGGATGCATTGCTGGCTCTGGGCGACGGGCTCGATGGTGATGACCGTGACTCCTTTAACATGGCTTATCTTGCCCTGCGCGGTTGTGGGAGAGTAAATGGTGTCAGCCGTTTGCACGGCGAGGTCAGCCGCCGTATTTTTTGTCCTCTGTTTCCCAGATGGCCGCAGCATGAAATCCCTATCAGTCATGTCACCAACGGCGTCCATATGCCTTCGTGGGATTCTGCTGCGGCCGATGCCCTGTGGACCGAACATTGCGGCAAGGGGAGCTGGCTCAGCACCCTGGAAAGCATAGAACAGGCCTGGCACAATGTGGACGATGAAAAACTATGGGCCATGCGGAACCGGGCACGGCAGCCGCTTGTTGAAAAAGTACGGCAACGCCTGGCCCGCCAGCAGGCAGCTTGTGGTGTCAGTCAAGAGGGCGTCCTGCAATGTCTCCAGCTGTTTGATCCGAATGTTCTGACCATCGGTTTTGCTCGTCGCTTTGCCAGTTATAAACGGCCTACCTTGCTCCTTGCCGATCCAGATCGCCTGACACGCCTGCTCACCGATACCGAGCGTCCTGTACAGCTTCTGATTGCCGGTAAGGCTCATCCCCAGGATGAAAAAGGGATGCGTCTTGTGCGAGAGTGGAATGACTATATGCGACGACCGGAAATACATGGACACGGTGTGTTCCTTGTGGATTACGACATGGGGCTCGCTGCTGAACTGGTTCAGGGCGTGGACCTCTGGTTGAATACGCCGCGCCGCCCCTGGGAAGCCAGTGGTACCAGCGGCATGAAGGTGCTGGTCAACGGTGGTCTTAACCTGTCGGAACTGGACGGTTGGTGGGCTGAAGCCTATGAACCCGAAGTGGGCTGGTCCCTTGGCGACGGGCAGGAGCATGATCATGATGCTGCCTGGGATGCGGTGGAAGCAGAGGAACTGTATATGCTTCTGGAGCAGGAAGTGGTGCCGGCCTTTTACACCCGTGATGAACAGGGCATACCCACGTCATGGGTGGCCAGGATGCGTCAGAGCCTGGCACGGTTGACACCCAGGTTTTCCTGTAATCGAATGGCGCGGGAATATACCGACGATTATTACCTGTCGGCAGCAATGGCATACCGGCGCCGTGCGGCCGACAATGCGAGCTTATCTGCTGCCATAGAACAATGGCACATCTCACTCACCAATCATTGGCAACAATTACGTTTCGGGCAATACACAGTACAGGAATCTTCAACGAGGCACCTGTTTCAAGTGGAAGTCTATCTGGGCAAGATTTTGCCGACCGCGGTCCGGGTCGAATTATACGCTGACCCGCTGCCCCCGGATGCCGATCCTGTGTGTGTAACCATGGATCGTGGTGAGATGCTCGCTGGATCGACTGTTGGTTACCAGTACCATGCAACTATGCCCGCTGTGCGGCCGGCAGCAAATTACACTCCACGGGTGATTCCCTATCATGCGGATTTATCGGTGCCGCTGGAGGCCAATTTCATTCGCTGGCTGGAGTAA